A region of the Microcystis aeruginosa FD4 genome:
AAATCTTAACTCGATTAATAACTAATATGGAGTTACGAGGGATAGAACGCGGTAAGGAAATTGGGGCGTTAGAAAATGCTCGTAACTATGTTAAAACGGTGTTGAAAACCCGATTGGGTGACATTCCAATAGAAATTGAGCAAGCTGTTGATAAAATTTCCGTATTATCGATATTAGACGAGTTACTGAAATCGGCAGTAATTGCAGCAATTTTTGGAACAATGAAGCAAATAACCGCCAATTATGATGAACCCTAGAAAGAAGCATTAAGCGAATATTTTGAAGCGTTTTTATGCTTCTTCTTTCCCGAAGTTCACCAATTGATTTATCGGACAACACCTGATCAGTCTTTCTCTATCAACTCTTAGGGAGTCGTGCGTTTCATTTTTGAATTGGCGATGGAAATCAGGAATAAATTGGGTCTTTTTCCAGCAATCCTAGCAATTTTTGCATTTTAATCCAAGCTCTTCTCATTTGCCAGAATTTACTTTTTTCCATGGCGGCTATTTTACTGTCAGCTTTTTGCAATTCCTCGTCTCTTTCTCGATAATCAAATTGGGTTTTTTGCAAGTCTTGTTGCAATTCTTGTTCATGGATTTCTAATTGTTTAATTCGCTCCCTAGCCTGTTCTAACTGAGCGAATATATCAACTTTTAAGGTGACTAAAGCAGCAAAAATGGCCTGGATATTTTGGGAGTAAAGTTGGGGATGATTATAAAAAAGTTGGGTGTAGGAATAAATATAGTGTTCTGCGGTCATTGAGCGACTCATAGAATCAGCTTTTTGTCGATAGAAAAATAACACTTCCGGGATACGATAGACTTCTCGACCTAATTCGATCAGAGATAGCCAGAAATCGTGATCTTCCCAACCATAAATTAAATTAGTATTATAGCCCCCCGCAGTTTCCCAGTCGGATTTCCGAAACAAACCGGAGCAAAATATCATATTATCTACTAATATATCGGGAAATTTATACTCAGGCAGCGGCCAAATTCCTTGTTGATCGCCAAAATACTCCGCTTCGCAATAAACTATACCTAATTGCTCATTACTTTCTAGCAAAGTAACCGCTTTTTCTAGATAGGAATCGGCAATTTTATCATCAGCATCAAGGGGAAGAATATAGGTTCCTTGCGCTTGGGCAATTCCTAGATTTCTGGCTGTGGCAACCCCTTGATTTTCTGTGCGGATGATCCTGGTTTTTGGCTGTTGATAATCTTGTAAAATCTCGATGGTTTCTGGTTCTGTGGAGCCATCATCAACGACAAGGATTTCAAAACTTTGGTATGTTTGCACCAAAACAGATGCGATCGCATCATCGAGATAGCGACCTTGATTATAGCAAGGAATAATCACGGAAACTTGAGGAGCATGACTCATTGGGGGCAATTCTCTCCTACTTGCTCAAAAACTAGAGGTTATCAATAGCTTATCCCAAAAGCTCCCCTTTCTCGTTTTTCTACTTAAAGTAAGTGTTGATATCCCCACTAGCAATTTCGGGATAGTAGGACATATTCTGGATAAATTCTTAAATTATTCCGATTGGTGGACAAAATCACCCAATTGGGTGATCTCCGTGAGGGAAGCATCTCTTTTTAATAGAGGATAAGTTATTCAATAATCCGATTATCATTACCAATGATCCTTAATCATGGAAGCTCATCAACAAAAACAACTCCGCACTTTCCTCTTGGAAAAATTAGCAATTTCCCCCCGTTCCCTCGATATGGCTGTGCGTCTCTGTGAAGCATCGGTGGGTTCTTTGCCGATGGTTTTATGGCAGTACGGTTTAATCGATTTGTCGCAATTGAATCAAGTTTTTGACTGGATGGAAACTGTATAATTAGTTTCCAAGAATAGGCTCATTAATTATCATTTTTATTAATAAAATTGACCAAACCCCAGAGCGGCAAGTCACTGCAATTTATTTATTAAGTCCCGTTAAAGTTTACCCTGGTAGAAAACCTCACCTTTGCTGGGACTAATTAAACCAGCTATCATCCGCTATTTCGCCCCGTTTTAATTCGAGATCGATATTAAGATAACTGCTGTAATATGGCATAGGTTCTTGAGTTAGGCATCGACTATATGGAACTCTTTGAGAGCTGGATAAAAGTTGAGATTTTCGTGACTAGGACGAGTGAGTTTAATCAGGGCAAAACGTTGGGATGGTTGCAATTTTTGCCATTGTTCTAAACTAATTTCAATCTGTAATTCTCTAGCTTTTTCTCGGACTGTATCGGGAATCTGGCTACCATCTAGCCAAGCGGGATGGGGATCTATTGCTATTTCTCCTGGGGGATTACCAGTTTTTTCGGTGATTAATTTTTGCAGAAAATCTCGATAGATTTTGGCTTCTGCTGCCGTCGTACAAGCCATATTAACTAATACCATTCTTTCTGGTTGAGTTAACTGCATCCAATGGGATAATTTTAATTTAACTCCACAGGTATCTAGTTTCATTCTCACGGTCATTGGTATACAACGTAAGGAGTCAACAAATTCGGCTTCAAAGTCAAAAAAGGTGGTCATATCATTTCATTGGTTGGCTGAGGATAAATCTATGGTACAGTGCTGTGGGATAATTGCTAGGGGCAAAATGTTATTTTTATTGAATAAAATCGGTTCGATATTGCTTACTAGAGACGAGAATTTCCTCTAGTTCCTGCCATTTTTCTCCTGTAATATAGTCAATAATTTGATCAAGATCTTGCCGATAATTTTTCAAGGATATCAATAAAGCTTGACGATTGTATTTAGCCATCATTAAACCTAATTCGGGATTGCCACCGCCGACGCGACTGGTGTCGCGAAAACCAGAACTAGCTAAATTTTCCGCCAATTGGCGAATATCTAGGTCTTCTTCTTTCCCACAAGCTTGGATTAAACTGGTACTAATCATCACTGGAAGATGGGAAATCCATGCCACGGCTCGATCGTGTTCTTCGGGGGAAGAATAATAAATTTGACAGTTTAATTTCTGCACTATTTTAGTTAAGATTTCCACGGCAAAGTTAGGAGTAGATTCTAGGGGAGTAATTACATAAGGGGCATTGACAAATAAACCCAATTGTGCAGCATTAATTCCCTGTTCGGTTTTCCCAGCCATGGGATGACTACCGACAAAATTCGACCACAATCGGCTACAATTGGCTACAATTGCTCCTTTAACTGATCCCACATCGGTGACAACAGCTTGGGTTTTTAAATAGGGAGTTAAGTTTTCCAAAGTTGGCACAATTAAATGTATGGGAGTACAGATAAAGATTAAATCGGCAGTAGCTAATAATTCTAAACTGGTACTAGATTCATCTACCACTCCTTTTTCTACAGCGATATCACAGGTAAATTGTTGACGGGAAACTCCCAAAACCTTATAACCTTGTGAGCGGAAATCTAACCCCAAGGAACCACCAATTAAACCCAGTCCAATAATGCCAATATTCATTAGTTTTACTCAAAGATAATTTCGTCTTCCAGTCGCCAAGCAGGATCGACAATGCACAAGAAAACTAAGGGTTCCTCCCCACAATTATGAATATATTGTTTAGCGAGAGCAGGTATATAAATGGCAGCACCGACAGTCACTAATTGCACTTCCTCATCGATGTGCATTTCCCCTTGTCCTTGCAGAATATAATAAACTTCCGCAGTTTTTAAAGCGTGGGGAGTAGAAGTTTCCCCCACATCTACCCGCGCATGGGCTAAACTATAGCGTAGATTTAACGGCTGTTTATCGGGATGCAATAACTCGCGCAATCTGGTATGATCACCGGCGATGAATTCCTCACATTCGAGCAGTTTTCTGATTAACATAGTAAAATTAGACTGGGAAGATTGTTTTTATTTTATCATTGAGTGAAAAGCTGAAGACTAATACCGTTATCATAGAAATATTCAGCATCGCCAGAATTAACGAATGACTTGGTTAGAACATAGTGTACAGGTAGAAGTGGACGCGCCGATCGATCTGGTTTGGGAGCTCTGGTCAGATTTAGAACAAATGCCCCACTGGATGAAGTGGATCGAATCGGTGAAAATTCTCGAGGAGGAGCCAGAACTTTCCCGTTGGAAGTTAGCCAGTGGTGGTCTAGAATTTACTTGGTTGTCACGGATAATGAAAATTGTCCCCCATCAGATGATTCAATGGGAATCCGTGGACGGGTTGCCTAACCGCGGGGCAATTCGTTTTTATGACCGTCATGGTAGGAGTATTGTGCGACTGACAGCATCCTATGCTATACCCGGTTGGTTAGGAAAATTGATGGATAATCTTTTCCTCGGTCGAGTGGTGGAATCAACTCTGCAAGCTGATCTAGAGCGTTTTCGCCTTTATGCGCTCAATATTGTCAATAATACGCCGCCAAGGTGAGGTAATCATCGGCTTGGCTATGAAATTGCTGACAACCGACTCCCCAAAAGGAAAACTTCGTCAGAATATCCCCAGTAAATTCCGCTATCATGGTTGAGGTATTTCTACTCGATTTTATAGAGATAGGCTTCTGGGGTTTCCAGAAGGGAAGTCATCGGGCGATCAAGAGGGGGAGTTTTGACGAGGGTAAAAATTGGAAATAAATCGTTCATTTGGATAGCCATTTTAAATTTCGGCTGTATATAATAACTACCCGATGGGCAGGCATTGGTGATCGTTAGCTCTCTTTTGGTCATAAAGGTATCGATATAATCGTACTGACCGCGCTCTTTTCTTTTGCCTTTCTTGGCTGGATCACAAAGGGTTGAACCAACCGGAATCTGATTGATAATTTCCACTGTATCGGCCACGGATAGGAGTCTTTCGGAACCGTATTTACTGGCAAGATAACGTTGATCGAAATAGAGATTAGTTGCGATCGAATAGCCGATGATAATTATTAGAACTAGACCGAGTATCCTGTCGAAAGTCTTAGTCAAGTTTAGATAGGCCAGACTAGCGATCGCTAGAAGGATGGGAGCGAACCAGAGTAAGATTTTACGATGGGAATAAAAATGCTCATCAGGATAATTGGAGGAAGCGTAGAGAAAAATTATCCAAATAATCGCCAAAAAGCCGATCAGTGTTTTATTGCCTCGATATTTTTTGATGACTATGTATAGAGAAATGCCGAAAAAAATAGCCGAAACTACGACATTAAAAATCGATACATTGTCATTCAAAAAAAATACTTGATTGCCCAGATAAACCGTTTCCCAAATCGCTTTAAATAGACGGGTGAACAGATTGCTCGATGGTTCGGCACTCGCCCCCTTTTCCGTTAGCGCTCTCAGCAGTCCTTTCGTATTGGCAAATCTCCCAACTATCTCACAGTGCCAATACATAATCAAGGCGAGATTGGCGGAGAGAATCGATAGAAAAGGCAAAAGACATTTACGATTATTCTTGCGATTTCGATAAACAAACCAGAGAGAGGCGATAACAGAAGTCGCTGGGATAATTAACATCGTGGTGCTGTGTAAACTCACCAATATAGCGACGGTAATCCCGAAGAATATCCAAGCTATAGCCTGATAGAGCAGCGGCTTAGTCGTTTCCATCTGGAACCGATAGAGTAAAGCAAAAACGAGCAGGAAAAAGGGTATTGGGCTAGGGGCCCAGGAAAAATTATTAATAAAATAGTCAGCATAAATCGTGCTATACCAAAATCCTGCCAAACTGGACAGGAGAAGACGTTGATCTTGTTCTACATTTTCTAAAAGTTGATAAACAAAGTAGATTAAGAGGGGAATCGATAGAAAAGAAAATAGACCATTAGTAAGGACTTGAAATTCGGGATCAGTACCGAAAATTGTCAGAGGAAATCCTAAATAACCATAGAGGGGAGGAATTACGAATCCATATTTTCCACCTCCCCCCGCGGGTCCCAATTGAGGAAAGTTTCCCTTCCACATATCCATCCAAAGATAAGCACCGCTAATCTGATCGGGATCCGGTCCGATATCGAAGGTAACGTATTCAAAAATACTGACAATCCTGGTGAAAAAGGCAAAGGCGATCGCTAGAATCCCTAAAATCAGCGCCGTTCCTCGGACTTTATTGATTGATTTCCCCATAATTGTCGGTATTTTTATCCTAAAATTGTCTGGTAGCTTCGTGACCGTGTCCCCGAATATGTATCTTCGCACAGTAGCAGGAATTTCTAGTCCTAGTTGCCGATAAAGATGAAGTATAACCTGATTTGGCATCGCCGACCGACGGCCGACTCCCCAAAACTAAAACTTCGTACCCGGGCAAATTCCGCTATCACGGTTAAGGTATTTGGCTCTTCTAGGTTCTGTGTGAGCATGGTATAATGGTAACACAGAACAGGAGGTAGGTTATGTGGATAAATTTTGATCAACTCCTCGATTTACCAAATGTAACAGTGGTCAATTATCAAAAAATTGCTCAGACAATTTTCCTAAAGCTCGCTCTTTTAAATGAAACAATTGAATGTCCGAATTGCCATGAAACCTTGGGCAGAATCAATCAGACAGAGTATAATCTAGTCAGAGATTTGTCAATATTAGGCAATCGAGTATATTTAAAAGTACCACGCCGCCAGTTTCATTGTCAAAAGTGCCAAAAGTATATTAGCGAAAGACTGAGTTTTATGAGATTAAGACAGCCTCAGACAATCCGCTATGAATCGATCATTTATGAGAGAGTAAAAAATTGGGCGTTGCTGAATCAAGGTATGAATGGCAACTGTGCATCGTATCCAAAAGTTAGTTTGAGTCTAGTTTTTAAAAATACCACAAAAGAAGATTCATATCTCAAATCAGCAACGCCAAAAAGTGAACTTGAGCATCTTGATTGTTCAAAAGCAATTACTGTTTAGCCCGTTAAAACCGAGGAATATAATTAAAAAGATGACGCATGACCACAAACTCCCAACAAAACAACGAATAGCCATAACCCTGACGCTCCACCGTCCTCACCTGAGCTTGTAAACCCTTTAAGGAAAAATCAGGATTCCAACCCGCATATAAACCCACCCCCACCGGCACATACCGGGAAGCTGTCGCCAGTCCCGAACCCGAAAGACTTGCCGCCACCTGATTGGGAGTTTTCCGATAGATCTGTAAGACCACCTCATCCACAATCCCTTGACGCACCCAAGCCAACCAATTTTGATTATATTTATTCACCGCAAAAGAGTGAGGATTAGGCGAAAGACTCACCACCAACTTGGGATTAATCGCCTTGACATGATCATGTAACTTGCGGGTTAAATTCGTTAAAGCCTGACTTTTATTACCAAAAACACGCGGAACTGCCCAATGATCATCTAACTGAATCCCCGCCAAATCTTTTTCTTTTAAAATATCTTCCATATTGCCCAAAAGATAGGCTTGCACCTGCGGATTCGCCGGATCTAACCAGACATTCGTTTCCACCACCGTCTTCCCTGTGGGCGTTTTTAATAACCAATCCGGATGCTTTTTGGCAATGGGATC
Encoded here:
- a CDS encoding cupin domain-containing protein, which encodes MLIRKLLECEEFIAGDHTRLRELLHPDKQPLNLRYSLAHARVDVGETSTPHALKTAEVYYILQGQGEMHIDEEVQLVTVGAAIYIPALAKQYIHNCGEEPLVFLCIVDPAWRLEDEIIFE
- a CDS encoding glycosyltransferase, coding for MSHAPQVSVIIPCYNQGRYLDDAIASVLVQTYQSFEILVVDDGSTEPETIEILQDYQQPKTRIIRTENQGVATARNLGIAQAQGTYILPLDADDKIADSYLEKAVTLLESNEQLGIVYCEAEYFGDQQGIWPLPEYKFPDILVDNMIFCSGLFRKSDWETAGGYNTNLIYGWEDHDFWLSLIELGREVYRIPEVLFFYRQKADSMSRSMTAEHYIYSYTQLFYNHPQLYSQNIQAIFAALVTLKVDIFAQLEQARERIKQLEIHEQELQQDLQKTQFDYRERDEELQKADSKIAAMEKSKFWQMRRAWIKMQKLLGLLEKDPIYS
- a CDS encoding prephenate/arogenate dehydrogenase, which translates into the protein MNIGIIGLGLIGGSLGLDFRSQGYKVLGVSRQQFTCDIAVEKGVVDESSTSLELLATADLIFICTPIHLIVPTLENLTPYLKTQAVVTDVGSVKGAIVANCSRLWSNFVGSHPMAGKTEQGINAAQLGLFVNAPYVITPLESTPNFAVEILTKIVQKLNCQIYYSSPEEHDRAVAWISHLPVMISTSLIQACGKEEDLDIRQLAENLASSGFRDTSRVGGGNPELGLMMAKYNRQALLISLKNYRQDLDQIIDYITGEKWQELEEILVSSKQYRTDFIQ
- a CDS encoding glycoside hydrolase family 10 protein, whose amino-acid sequence is MVKFSKYLKRFGIVAGVAFLLLVTHRAAPRKAVENEQMKGVWLTNIGTILLHHTTSLDEVLNHLSQSGYDRVYFSVYGFGGTLYPTSQRPTNWLFVPPLINPWRAAVKESLRQGLKPYAWFEYGLMLSPNDPIAKKHPDWLLKTPTGKTVVETNVWLDPANPQVQAYLLGNMEDILKEKDLAGIQLDDHWAVPRVFGNKSQALTNLTRKLHDHVKAINPKLVVSLSPNPHSFAVNKYNQNWLAWVRQGIVDEVVLQIYRKTPNQVAASLSGSGLATASRYVPVGVGLYAGWNPDFSLKGLQAQVRTVERQGYGYSLFCWEFVVMRHLFNYIPRF
- a CDS encoding SRPBCC family protein, coding for MTWLEHSVQVEVDAPIDLVWELWSDLEQMPHWMKWIESVKILEEEPELSRWKLASGGLEFTWLSRIMKIVPHQMIQWESVDGLPNRGAIRFYDRHGRSIVRLTASYAIPGWLGKLMDNLFLGRVVESTLQADLERFRLYALNIVNNTPPR
- a CDS encoding DUF2949 domain-containing protein encodes the protein MEAHQQKQLRTFLLEKLAISPRSLDMAVRLCEASVGSLPMVLWQYGLIDLSQLNQVFDWMETV
- a CDS encoding nitrate reductase associated protein, which produces MTTFFDFEAEFVDSLRCIPMTVRMKLDTCGVKLKLSHWMQLTQPERMVLVNMACTTAAEAKIYRDFLQKLITEKTGNPPGEIAIDPHPAWLDGSQIPDTVREKARELQIEISLEQWQKLQPSQRFALIKLTRPSHENLNFYPALKEFHIVDA